TCCATTCTGATCGTTGATGATATTCAGCAATATCATGAGTTGATGCGGATCTTTCTCAGAAGCGCGAAGGAGATTTTTTCCGCCTTCGACGGGCGGGAAGCCCTGGAAATATGCGTCCGGGAAAAACCTGACCTGATACTCCTGGACCTGAGAATGCCCATCATGGACGGATTCGAAACGCTGAAACACCTCAAGGACAACGCATCGCTCCGGGACCTCCCGGTGATTTCCATCAGCGCCCAGGTCCTCAAAGAGGACCGGGACAGATCCCTGCGGATGGGCGCCACAGCCTTCATCACGAAACCCTTCGATTTATCGACACTGCAGGAAGCCGTTCGAAAAATCTTCCGTTAACGCGGGACCGCTATTTGGAAACGGCGATGGCAACCGCTCCCGCCAGGGAAATCATGCCGCCGGCAACGACCCGCCAGGTGAGCCTTTCCTGTTTTCTGAAAAAGAGCCACGCAAACGCCAGAACGAAGAGAACCGAAAGGCGCGTGATGGGAACCACCGACACGAGCTCTCCGGTCTTGATGGCCGTCCAGAAGCACAGCGCCGCGAAGAGATTCACAACCCCGCCCATCACCACGCTGACGATGCTCCGCTTGCTCCATTTCCAGGCTTCATCCGGCCGCAGCAGCCTCCAGTACAGCAGCTGAACCACCGTTCCGGTCAACATGGCCACCACCAGTCCGGCAGGGACCGAGGGGGTCGCCAGAAACCCCAGCTTCCGCAGGGCCGGGGTAAACGAGAGGGAAAGCGGAGCGAGGAGGCCCACCAGATAGTAGCGGAGCGGCACTTTCGCCGCGGCTGCCACCCGCTCTTGGACGAGAAGTACCGCCCCGGAAAGAATGAGCGCCGTCCCCAGGCCGACACCGGCCCGGATGTCCTCTCCCAGAAACACGACGGCGAACACGGCGGACCAGGCCGGCATCGTCTGGGAGAGCACGTTCGTCCGGGCAAGTCCGATGTACGATATGGAATGGTACTGAAAATACCTCCCCATGAACGGCCCGAACACCCCCACCAACGCGAACCAGAAGATCCCCGTTCCGGTCCACGGGATGGGTCCTCGCGAGAAAAAAACAAGGAGGGCCCCGCCGACACTGATTATCAGATTGACGCAGACTGTCGCCGCGATCACACTCATGTGAGAGAGGGCATCCCGGTAAAATACGAGAGCGACGGCGATCAGGACCGCCGTGCCAAAAGCCAGGAGATTCGGAGGCGCCGTGTTCAGAAAGTCCATATGTGAAGGCGCCAGGAAAAGGGCATGAAAATGACCACGCGATTATGGCATGGCCCCCGCCGCCCCGCTATCACCAGACGTGCCGCCTCCCGTATGATGCGGATAAAAGTCATCGGCAAATCCATCGCGCGGAAAGGGGCGCAACGTGAATCTTGACCCGGCCACCCCCGGCCGTACCCTGTTCCCGGAGTACACGAAGATCCACTCCATGTTCACCGAGGAAATCCGCGAGGTGCCCGCGGAGGCGCTCGAGCGGACCCGGCCGGAGAAGGGCTGGGGCCACTGGTCCATCCGGGCGCAGGCCAGCCACGTCGCCTCGCTGCCCTACCGCTGGCTCCTCGGGCGGTGGGGCGCCATCCTTTTCGGCGGGAGCCTGCCCCGCGACCCCGCCCTGGCGGAATCGGGCCAGGCGGAGCGAATGCTCGATCCGGAACGCTTCCCCGAACTTGCGGACATTCTCGCCGCCATGAAGGACAGCTGCGGGATGGCCTGGGAGATCCTCGGCCGGGAAACCCTGGCCTCTCTTCAGGAGAAGGAAATTTCGCAGAAAACGCCGATGGCCCAGCGCCGCCCGCCCCAGAACGAAAGTCTGTGGGAGTGGCGGAAGAACGTCATCATGAAAACCCACGAGAGCGGCGTTCGGATGGATGCGGCCGACCCGGAGATTTTGCACTTCACCCTGGAATGGACCTTCCGCCACATTCTGTGGGAAGCCTATGCTCACCTGAAGACCGTCCAGATGCACAAGACCGCGGAGGGGCTCCCCCTGCGGGTCGAAATCTCCGAGGTGGGCTACCTCAAAACCCTGCACTGGGATTAAAAGCAAAGGGTCTAGGCGGAACGGCCGCTGGCCAGCCTGTCCGCCAAGAGGCTGATCAGGAAAATGATTGTCGCCGCCACCACCACCGAAGGCCCCGACGGCACATCCCACTGGAACGAAGCGAACACCCCGGCCAGCACCGCGAGGGCGCCGAAGAGCGAAGCCAGCGCCGCCATCTGTTCGGGCGTCCGGGCGAGCGGACGGGCCGCCGCCGCCGGAATGATCAGCAGGGAATGAACCAGCAGAATACCGATCACCTTCATCGCGATGGCGATCAGCACGGCGATGAGCAGCATGAACATCATCCGGACCTTGCCTTCGGAGATGCCCTCGGCCGAAGCCAGATCCGCGTTCACCGTAATGGCCAGAAGCGGACGCCAGAGCCACGCGAGCGCCGCCATGGCCAGCGCGCAGCCCCCGTAAATCCAGTACAGATCAGAGAGCGTAATCGCCAGGATATCGCCGAAAAGATAGCCCAGCAGATCCACACGCAGCCGCTCCATGAAACTGATTGCGATCAAGCCGAGAGAAAGCGCCGCATGGGCCATGATGCCGAGCAGGGTATCGCTCGAAAACCGCTTCTGCCGCTGCACAAGGGCGATGCCCGCCGCCGAGACAATGCAGACCACGAGAATCCCCAGCGTCACATTCACCTGAAGAAAAAAGCCGAGCGCCACCCCCAGCAGGGCGGCGTGCGACAAGGCCGCGCCGAAATACGCCATCCCCCGCCAGACGATGAAACACCCCAGCGGTCCCGCTGCGAGCGCCACCCCCAGGCCGCCGAGCAGACTTCTCCAGAGAAAACCCTCCTGCATCGCATCCCACATCAGGCGTCATCCTCATGTTCGCCATGGGCATGTTCGCCATGGGTATGATCGGCATGGTCATGACCGGCATGCCCCCCGGAGGATGTCCCCTTCTCCTTTTCGGTCACCACCTCGCCCGAGAGTCCATGATGATGATCGTGGGCGTGGGTGTAGACGGCAAAGCTCCGCGCCGACTGATCGCCGAACAGCGCCATATACTCGGGGTGCCGGCTCACCGCCTCGGGCTCGCCGGAACAGCACAGATGATGATTGATGCACACCACCTGATCGGTCGCGGCCATGACCAGATGCAGATCGTGGGAGATCATCAGGACGCCGCACCCTCTTTTCGCCCGAATCCGCGCGATGAGCTCGTAGAGTTCCGCCTGGCCGGCAACGTCCACGTTCTGCGCCGGCTCGTCCAGCACCAGCAGATCCGGATTCTGTAAAAGGGCCCGCGCGAGCAGAACGCGCTGCATCTCCCCCCCGGAGAGCACATGCACCTGCTTTTTCAGAAGGCCGGGCGCCTTCACCTCCGCGAGCGTGTGCCGGATCGCCTCCTCGGAAACGGCGTAGGGCAGGCACAGCAGCCGATGGACCGTCATCGGAAGAACCGGATCGATCCGGATCTCCTGCGGAAGGTAGCCGACGCGAAGGCCGGGCCGCTTGCGCACCTCACCGGCATCGGGGGCGAGCAGGCCGAGAAGAATCCGGACAAGGGTCGTCTTCCCCGCCCCGTTCGGACCGATCAGGGAGACGATCTCCCCCGGCCGGATCGCGATGTCCACGCCGGCCAGGGCGGGATTCCCGTCGAAGGATATCCACACCCCCCTCGCTTCTATCAGGGGCTCGGGGTTCTCCGGGCGGCTCATGTCGCGCGCGCTCCCTTCCGGCAGCGGGGACAGAGACCCTGAATTTCCACGATGGGAGCGTCCACCTCGAAGCGCGCATCCCGGGCGGCGGAAACGATGGCGTCCCCAATCTTCTCATCGTGCAGCTCCGCCACCGTTCCGCACACGCTGCAGATGAGGAACTGGGCGCTGTGGGGCGCCCCCGGCCATCCGCACCCGGCATAGGTATTGATGCTGGCGAGGCGATGGACGAAGCCCTGCCGCATGAGAAATTCGAGGGCGCGGTAGACCGAGATGGGCGCGAGGCGCGCCGCGCCGGCGTTCATCCGCTCGAGAATGGCGTACGCCCCCACGGGAGAGTGGCTCTCCCAGAGAATCTCGAGAACGGCGCGGCGCCTGCGCGTCAGCCGCGTGCCCCGGGCGGCGCAGATCGCCTCCGCCCGCCGGAGCGCCACCGCCACGCAGGCGGCATGGTCATGATCGGTGGCGGGAAATTCGCCCTGGACCGCCGGCTGCCGCATGAGAAATTCACCTCCTGTAGAGTAAAGACAATAGATATGTTATAACATTTCATTATGTGGCGCAAAACCCTCTATCGTGTTGAAAAAAAACTGATACCTCTCCTCACGGCAGGGTGCCTGCTTTTGCTTTTTGGCCCTGAAAAGGCCGCCGCCGCGCCCCGCGTGGTGGCGAGCATCAAGCCCGTTCATGCCCTCGTGGCCGGGGTGATGGAGGGCGCCGGGGCGCCCCGGTTGCTGATCGGGGGCAGCGCGTCGGCGCACACCTATTCGCTGCGCCCCTCGCAGGCACGCGCCCTCCAGCAGGCCGGCATCGTCTTCTGGGTGGGCGAGGAGCTCGAAACCTTCCTGGTCCGCATCCTGAAGAGCCTGCCCCGGGGGGCTCGCGTCGTTTCGCTTTTGAAAGCCCCCGGCCTGAAGCGCCACCCCACCCGGGAGGGCGGGATGTGGGAGCAAGATGCGGATCATGATGACGGCGGAAAAAAACATCCCGCCCGCGAAGAGATCGACCCGCACATCTGGCTCAACCCGGAAAACGCCCGGGCGATGGTCCGCCGGATCATCGAGGTGCTGCAAAAAACCGACCCCAGAAACGCCGGGCGCTACGCCGAAAACGGAGCGCGCCTCTCCCGCCGCATCCGGGCGCTCGAGGCGGAGATCGGGGCCCGCCTCCGGCCGCTCCGCGCCGCGCCCTTCGTCGTCTTTCACGACGCCTACCAGTATTTCGAAAGGCACTTCCAGCTTCGGGGCGTGGGGAGCATCGCCGTCTCCCCCGATCGGCGCCCGGGCGCCCGGCGGATCCTCCAGATTCGAAGGAGACTGCGGGCGGCTCCCTCGATGTGCCTTTTCTCCGAGCCCCAGTTCTCCCCGGGCATCGTAGACACCCTGATCGCGGGAACCCCCACGCGCACCGGGGTTCTCGATCCGCTGGGGGTGGATGTTCCGCCCGGGAAGGAAGCTTACTTCGCCATCATGCGGAATCTGGCGGATGCCTTCGTCCGCTGCCTCTCGGGCGGCAAGGGAGCGGGGCGGTAAAAAAACGGGCCGGATTTTCTCCGGCCCGATCAAAGCTGGTCGGGGCGGCCGGATTCGAACCGGCGACCCCCTGCTCCCAAAGCAGGTGCGCTACCAGGCTGCGCTACGCCCCGTTGAATTCCGATTCTTGTGTATCAGATTTCCGGCAGATACAAAACGCGCAGCGCTTCTCTGAGGGAGGCGCCCTTGGGCTCCGCCGTGGAAATCGCCGCGCAGCTTGCGCTTCCGTTTTCCTCGAACGCGGCTTCCTGCGCCGCCATCAACTCGATGCGGCCGTCGGAAACGCTGTTCCCGCGGGCCCGCCGCATCAGCCGCGCGCGCCGCTCCGCATCGGGGCAGACGCAAAGAAAGACGCCGAACCCGGCGCCCTCCCCGCGGGCCAGCCGCGCGAAGGAATCGCGATCGGCCGCCCGGGAGAAGCTCGCGTCCACGACCGCGTCGCGCCCCGCGCGCAGATCGGCGCGCGCGCGCGCCAGGAGTTCCTCGTACACCGCCTCTGTCATCCCGGGCGCGTAAATTCCCTCGCCCCAGGCCTCCGGGTGCCGCGAGTCCGGGGCCGCGCCGGCCATCTCCTTGCGGAGCACATCGGAAACATGCAGGGCGGCGCCGGTCGCCCCGGCGAGTCCGCGCGCCAGCGCCGATTTCCCCGAGGCCATCAGGCCGCAGGTGAGGATCAGCCGCGGGCGCTCGCCCGCCCCCGCCGCCCGGCGGGCCGCCTCAAAAAGCGCTGCTGAATTCTCCGCCGCCGCCCTCCGCTCGCCGGCGGCAAGTCCGGGCGATCCCGCCTTGAGAGCCTCGACCTTTCCCCGCACCAGCATCCGGTGGAGCTGATACATCGGGAGAAGGGGAAGGAGCGCCTCATCTCCTGTCCGGTCGAGATAGGCGGCCAGGAAATCGCGGGCGGCC
The bacterium DNA segment above includes these coding regions:
- a CDS encoding DMT family transporter; the encoded protein is MDFLNTAPPNLLAFGTAVLIAVALVFYRDALSHMSVIAATVCVNLIISVGGALLVFFSRGPIPWTGTGIFWFALVGVFGPFMGRYFQYHSISYIGLARTNVLSQTMPAWSAVFAVVFLGEDIRAGVGLGTALILSGAVLLVQERVAAAAKVPLRYYLVGLLAPLSLSFTPALRKLGFLATPSVPAGLVVAMLTGTVVQLLYWRLLRPDEAWKWSKRSIVSVVMGGVVNLFAALCFWTAIKTGELVSVVPITRLSVLFVLAFAWLFFRKQERLTWRVVAGGMISLAGAVAIAVSK
- a CDS encoding metal ABC transporter permease, encoding MWDAMQEGFLWRSLLGGLGVALAAGPLGCFIVWRGMAYFGAALSHAALLGVALGFFLQVNVTLGILVVCIVSAAGIALVQRQKRFSSDTLLGIMAHAALSLGLIAISFMERLRVDLLGYLFGDILAITLSDLYWIYGGCALAMAALAWLWRPLLAITVNADLASAEGISEGKVRMMFMLLIAVLIAIAMKVIGILLVHSLLIIPAAAARPLARTPEQMAALASLFGALAVLAGVFASFQWDVPSGPSVVVAATIIFLISLLADRLASGRSA
- the znuC gene encoding zinc ABC transporter ATP-binding protein ZnuC; translated protein: MSRPENPEPLIEARGVWISFDGNPALAGVDIAIRPGEIVSLIGPNGAGKTTLVRILLGLLAPDAGEVRKRPGLRVGYLPQEIRIDPVLPMTVHRLLCLPYAVSEEAIRHTLAEVKAPGLLKKQVHVLSGGEMQRVLLARALLQNPDLLVLDEPAQNVDVAGQAELYELIARIRAKRGCGVLMISHDLHLVMAATDQVVCINHHLCCSGEPEAVSRHPEYMALFGDQSARSFAVYTHAHDHHHGLSGEVVTEKEKGTSSGGHAGHDHADHTHGEHAHGEHEDDA
- a CDS encoding Fur family transcriptional regulator, coding for MRQPAVQGEFPATDHDHAACVAVALRRAEAICAARGTRLTRRRRAVLEILWESHSPVGAYAILERMNAGAARLAPISVYRALEFLMRQGFVHRLASINTYAGCGWPGAPHSAQFLICSVCGTVAELHDEKIGDAIVSAARDARFEVDAPIVEIQGLCPRCRKGARAT
- a CDS encoding zinc ABC transporter substrate-binding protein, with protein sequence MLFGPEKAAAAPRVVASIKPVHALVAGVMEGAGAPRLLIGGSASAHTYSLRPSQARALQQAGIVFWVGEELETFLVRILKSLPRGARVVSLLKAPGLKRHPTREGGMWEQDADHDDGGKKHPAREEIDPHIWLNPENARAMVRRIIEVLQKTDPRNAGRYAENGARLSRRIRALEAEIGARLRPLRAAPFVVFHDAYQYFERHFQLRGVGSIAVSPDRRPGARRILQIRRRLRAAPSMCLFSEPQFSPGIVDTLIAGTPTRTGVLDPLGVDVPPGKEAYFAIMRNLADAFVRCLSGGKGAGR